Proteins encoded together in one Prochlorococcus marinus str. MIT 9211 window:
- a CDS encoding 50S ribosomal protein L23 — protein sequence MTKMFKERLADVIRRPLITEKATRGLDLNQYTFEVDPRAAKPDIKAAIEKMFDVKVIGISTMNPPRRTRRVGRFAGKRSQVKKAIVRLAEGNTIQLFPEA from the coding sequence ATGACTAAGATGTTTAAGGAACGTTTGGCTGACGTAATTCGTCGTCCTTTGATTACAGAGAAGGCTACTCGTGGATTGGATTTAAATCAGTACACTTTTGAAGTAGACCCTAGGGCTGCTAAACCAGACATAAAAGCTGCCATTGAAAAGATGTTTGATGTCAAGGTCATTGGTATTAGTACTATGAATCCACCAAGAAGAACTCGAAGAGTGGGCCGGTTCGCTGGGAAACGATCCCAAGTCAAGAAGGCAATTGTGAGGTTGGCTGAGGGGAACACAATTCAATTATTCCCAGAGGCATGA
- the rplD gene encoding 50S ribosomal protein L4, producing MANCVVLDWQGQEAGKATLDLKVAKETTAVDLIHRAVVRQQAHSRQGTASTLTRSEVRGGGRKPYKQKGTGRARQGSIRTPLRPGGGIIFGPKPRSFSLGMNRKERRLALRTALMARINDLMIVQDFGTALKVPKTREIVEALSRFGIADDAKVLIILAQPSEIIIRSVRNIERVKVIGADQLNVFDLLNANSLVIGEKALSTIKEVYGDD from the coding sequence ATGGCTAATTGTGTTGTGCTTGATTGGCAAGGTCAGGAGGCAGGCAAAGCCACTCTTGATTTAAAAGTGGCAAAAGAAACTACTGCGGTTGATTTAATCCATAGAGCGGTTGTGCGCCAACAAGCTCATTCAAGGCAGGGTACTGCAAGTACTCTTACCAGATCAGAGGTTAGAGGTGGTGGACGTAAACCTTATAAGCAAAAGGGGACTGGTCGAGCTAGGCAAGGATCAATTAGAACTCCTCTGCGTCCAGGAGGAGGCATCATTTTTGGTCCAAAGCCACGTAGTTTTAGCCTAGGTATGAATCGAAAAGAGAGGCGTCTAGCTTTGCGAACTGCTCTGATGGCAAGAATTAATGATTTGATGATTGTTCAGGATTTTGGCACTGCCCTTAAAGTTCCTAAAACTCGTGAAATCGTTGAAGCCCTATCTCGTTTTGGGATAGCTGATGATGCCAAAGTATTAATTATTCTTGCTCAACCATCTGAGATTATTATTCGCTCAGTTCGCAACATCGAAAGAGTCAAAGTCATAGGTGCTGATCAATTAAATGTTTTTGACTTGCTGAATGCAAATTCATTGGTCATTGGCGAAAAGGCTTTGTCCACCATTAAGGAGGTATATGGAGATGACTAA
- the rplC gene encoding 50S ribosomal protein L3: MSIGILGKKLGMSQFFDDKGRSVPVTLIEAGPCRITQLKSLATDGYSAVQIGYGFTREKLVNKPFKGHLSKSGEGFLRHLHEYRVDDLGVYELGAKITVGNFEAGQKVDVSGNSMGRGFAGYQKRHSFSRGPMSHGSKNHRQPGSTGAGTTPGRIYPGKRMAGRYGGKKITTRGLTIMKIDSDRNLLVVKGSVPGKPGSLLNIRPAQRVGSQNLTGGKK; the protein is encoded by the coding sequence ATGTCTATTGGCATCCTAGGTAAGAAATTGGGAATGTCCCAGTTTTTTGATGACAAGGGTAGGTCGGTTCCAGTCACGTTGATTGAGGCCGGGCCTTGTCGTATTACTCAATTAAAGAGCTTAGCTACGGATGGTTATTCCGCTGTACAGATTGGCTATGGCTTTACTCGGGAGAAGCTGGTAAATAAACCTTTTAAGGGTCATTTATCAAAGTCTGGGGAAGGTTTTCTTCGACACTTGCATGAGTATCGAGTAGATGATTTGGGTGTTTATGAGTTAGGAGCCAAAATCACAGTGGGTAATTTCGAGGCTGGTCAGAAGGTAGATGTTAGCGGTAATTCAATGGGGCGAGGATTTGCTGGTTATCAGAAAAGACATAGTTTTAGCCGCGGACCAATGAGTCATGGTTCAAAAAATCACCGTCAACCTGGATCAACTGGAGCTGGTACGACACCAGGACGTATTTATCCTGGCAAGAGAATGGCCGGTAGATATGGAGGTAAGAAAATTACAACTAGAGGCCTGACAATTATGAAGATAGATAGTGATCGAAATCTTCTTGTTGTGAAAGGATCGGTACCTGGCAAACCAGGATCACTCCTGAATATTCGACCTGCTCAACGTGTTGGTTCTCAGAATCTCACTGGAGGTAAGAAATAA
- the ndhN gene encoding NAD(P)H-quinone oxidoreductase subunit N, which produces MPLLLSGKEFRDDLESACCLAIQTPLEGGAETRLLRRLKAAGYRTQITSVRGFGDPEVFLLKLHGIRPPHLGHQNIGRNGALGEVQEVIPQLHELLSEEQPLALWLLEGQVLSRSELLALCDLSEKDPQLKIVVEMGGERKLKWQSMRKFLEQ; this is translated from the coding sequence ATGCCTCTATTGCTATCTGGGAAGGAATTTCGTGATGATCTTGAATCTGCTTGCTGTCTTGCCATTCAGACCCCACTAGAAGGTGGAGCAGAAACAAGATTGCTACGACGCTTAAAAGCTGCTGGATATAGGACACAAATCACCTCCGTAAGAGGTTTTGGCGACCCAGAGGTTTTTCTACTAAAGCTTCATGGCATTAGGCCTCCTCATTTAGGCCATCAAAATATTGGTCGCAATGGAGCACTGGGTGAAGTCCAAGAAGTAATTCCTCAACTTCATGAATTACTCTCCGAGGAACAACCCTTGGCACTATGGTTACTAGAAGGTCAAGTGCTATCGCGTTCAGAATTACTTGCCTTATGCGATCTATCCGAGAAAGACCCCCAATTAAAAATAGTTGTAGAAATGGGAGGGGAAAGGAAACTGAAATGGCAATCAATGCGCAAATTTTTAGAGCAATAA
- a CDS encoding HAD family hydrolase, producing MTSQHILIFDFDGVIIDGIWEYWISSTKAYWKIIGKENHLDPFNSNIPKDFRILRPWVKSGWEMVLLTAELLQADSFLKASGASIFSKHYERNCLEALNKWGWSPEQLQAALDDVRREAIRKDRKRWLTSHQAFPLVAERIKQFKNESIEFGVLTTKSAEFTLELLDHLNLHPKLLYGHEAGDKASMLLKISKETPIAGFIEDRRKTLETVLNTPGLKSIPCYLANWGYLKPLDNKNLPSGIQLLEKRKFLSPLANWS from the coding sequence GTGACAAGCCAGCACATTTTAATTTTTGACTTTGATGGTGTCATTATCGACGGCATTTGGGAATATTGGATTAGCTCTACAAAAGCCTATTGGAAAATTATTGGTAAAGAAAATCATTTAGATCCATTTAATAGCAATATACCTAAGGATTTCCGGATACTTCGACCTTGGGTCAAAAGTGGTTGGGAGATGGTACTTCTCACAGCAGAGCTTCTCCAAGCAGATAGTTTTTTGAAAGCTTCAGGTGCATCAATATTCTCCAAGCATTATGAACGCAATTGCCTTGAAGCACTAAATAAATGGGGTTGGAGCCCAGAACAATTACAAGCAGCACTCGACGATGTTCGACGAGAAGCTATAAGAAAAGATCGCAAAAGGTGGTTAACAAGTCATCAAGCATTCCCATTAGTAGCTGAACGTATTAAACAATTCAAAAATGAATCAATTGAATTTGGTGTTTTAACAACCAAAAGTGCCGAATTCACTCTAGAACTTCTAGATCATCTAAATCTTCATCCCAAACTTCTCTATGGCCATGAAGCAGGGGACAAGGCAAGTATGCTGCTGAAAATCTCCAAGGAAACTCCTATTGCAGGATTTATCGAGGATCGTCGAAAAACCCTTGAAACCGTTCTAAATACTCCTGGTCTTAAATCAATTCCATGTTATTTAGCAAATTGGGGGTATCTCAAACCTTTAGACAACAAGAATCTTCCTTCAGGAATTCAGCTATTGGAAAAAAGAAAATTTTTATCCCCCTTGGCGAACTGGTCTTAA
- the recA gene encoding recombinase RecA: MSTEVNANQSPNAESRQEAARSGERDKALNLVLGQIERNFGKGSIMRLGDASRMRVETISTGALTLDLALGGGYPKGRVVEVYGPESSGKTTLTLHAIAEVQRRGGVAAFVDAEHALDPVYAASLGVDVENLLVSQPDTGEMALEIVDQLIRSAAVELVVVDSVAALTPRAEIEGEMGDHVIGSQARLMSQAMRKITGNIGKSGCTVIFLNQLRLKIGVTYGNPETTTGGNALKFYASVRLDIRRIQTLKRGTDEYGIRAKVKVAKNKVAPPFRIAEFDILFGKGISTIGCLLDLAEETNIVARKGAWYSYEGDNIGQGRDNTITWLEQNTEAKEKIEKLVRQKLTEGSEVSSNSMRPLTTANRKAA; encoded by the coding sequence ATGTCAACTGAAGTTAATGCAAATCAATCCCCAAATGCAGAATCTCGGCAAGAGGCTGCACGATCGGGAGAAAGAGACAAAGCTCTCAATCTTGTACTAGGGCAAATAGAGCGAAACTTTGGGAAAGGCTCAATCATGAGACTGGGCGATGCCTCGAGAATGCGTGTAGAGACAATTTCTACTGGCGCACTTACCCTTGATCTAGCGCTTGGTGGTGGCTATCCCAAAGGAAGAGTAGTCGAAGTATATGGGCCTGAAAGTTCAGGAAAAACAACTCTGACATTGCACGCCATAGCAGAAGTCCAAAGGCGTGGTGGAGTAGCGGCATTTGTCGATGCCGAGCATGCGTTAGACCCTGTTTACGCAGCTTCTTTAGGAGTTGACGTGGAGAATCTCCTAGTGTCTCAACCTGACACTGGCGAAATGGCACTAGAAATTGTTGATCAATTAATCAGATCCGCAGCTGTTGAGCTTGTTGTTGTCGACTCTGTAGCAGCACTGACTCCTAGAGCCGAAATTGAAGGTGAAATGGGAGACCATGTAATAGGAAGTCAAGCCAGGTTAATGAGTCAAGCAATGCGAAAAATTACTGGAAATATTGGCAAGTCTGGCTGTACAGTTATTTTTCTAAATCAGTTGCGTCTCAAAATAGGAGTTACCTACGGGAACCCTGAGACCACTACTGGAGGCAATGCGCTGAAATTCTATGCCTCCGTTAGACTCGATATCCGTCGAATTCAAACTCTAAAGCGAGGAACAGATGAGTATGGCATACGAGCCAAAGTCAAAGTAGCAAAAAATAAAGTTGCTCCTCCTTTTCGTATCGCGGAATTTGATATCTTATTTGGCAAAGGCATCAGTACCATAGGATGTCTACTAGATTTAGCCGAAGAAACAAATATCGTCGCACGAAAAGGCGCTTGGTATAGTTATGAGGGTGACAATATAGGACAAGGACGGGATAACACTATTACCTGGCTTGAACAAAACACGGAAGCTAAAGAGAAAATTGAGAAACTAGTTAGGCAAAAGCTTACCGAAGGGTCCGAAGTAAGTTCTAATTCAATGCGTCCTCTTACAACAGCCAATCGCAAAGCAGCTTAA
- a CDS encoding DUF2839 domain-containing protein produces the protein MGEARRRTSQGLPPRNKGGQNKNESQRILKWLPVTDQQRNQFINLTIRGGWIGIGALIFIWLIVRIVGPAAGWWVPADLRS, from the coding sequence ATGGGAGAAGCACGTCGTAGAACTTCGCAGGGTTTACCACCCCGAAATAAAGGAGGTCAAAACAAAAACGAATCTCAGAGGATTTTGAAGTGGCTGCCTGTTACTGATCAGCAAAGAAATCAATTTATCAACCTAACAATTCGTGGAGGTTGGATTGGTATCGGCGCTTTGATATTCATATGGTTAATTGTGCGTATTGTTGGTCCTGCGGCTGGGTGGTGGGTCCCTGCTGACTTGCGCTCATAA
- a CDS encoding helicase — MLEAYAHNYLKNLLKKNSFAWPHNLTLSRLISRSLRRKDRSFIQLETSDMKQSWPGVLVPLCLHSSEVVLVLTTSQRQRLLSFELPRLKLEGLHLSSWEGPMPPTGNQLWLLDHLEFFKAFCEGHLHSKQLIIPEAELLSSRLRDCMSIKVCANHWDSLRRAHPSAASALIKLHERLTRKLFAHATCVDGTVRMDFSETVVLMDLVAVLGHAPSPWPEVVAAIRHGWASWAELDHKLLDWCWNLKPLEPLKDLHIVFERNSLVLLSLTKQNDFFLKQLEPFVGSFDVKVKLGDEFCQHQEPIQLFAPRRQPLPNTEYFAEHLLDQCRRLILGRKGITIILLDDYQLLRQLTSELAAEFGKRVILESTSPETNGVICCQSFWWMNFQDQLPIPEQLILGILPFPSLELPLTAARVDAYKRQGQDWFRDLLLPELLNLLPRLIWPVRKHHGRIAILDGRLRSRSWGERVLQSLEPWTPLERLLPD, encoded by the coding sequence ATGTTGGAAGCTTATGCCCACAATTATTTAAAAAATCTGCTGAAGAAGAACTCGTTTGCTTGGCCACATAATTTAACGCTAAGTAGACTTATTAGTAGAAGTTTAAGGAGAAAGGATAGATCTTTTATTCAATTGGAAACTAGTGATATGAAACAGTCTTGGCCAGGGGTTTTAGTGCCTCTGTGCTTGCACAGTAGTGAAGTGGTTTTAGTGCTAACCACTAGTCAACGTCAACGACTTTTAAGCTTTGAGCTTCCTCGATTGAAGTTAGAAGGTTTACATTTGTCATCATGGGAAGGCCCGATGCCCCCAACTGGGAATCAACTCTGGCTATTAGATCATCTGGAATTCTTCAAGGCATTTTGTGAAGGTCACCTACACTCAAAACAACTCATTATTCCAGAAGCAGAGCTACTCAGTAGTCGTTTAAGAGATTGTATGTCTATCAAAGTATGTGCAAATCATTGGGATTCTCTAAGGAGAGCCCATCCTTCTGCAGCCTCTGCACTAATTAAATTGCATGAACGTTTAACTAGAAAGCTCTTTGCTCACGCTACTTGTGTTGATGGAACTGTGCGGATGGATTTTAGTGAGACTGTTGTTTTAATGGATCTTGTGGCTGTACTTGGTCATGCTCCGTCTCCATGGCCAGAAGTGGTAGCAGCTATTAGGCATGGTTGGGCAAGCTGGGCAGAACTGGACCATAAATTGCTTGATTGGTGTTGGAATTTAAAACCACTAGAGCCTTTGAAAGATTTGCATATTGTTTTTGAGAGAAATTCTCTGGTTCTGCTTAGTCTCACTAAGCAGAATGATTTCTTCTTAAAGCAACTTGAACCATTTGTGGGTTCATTTGATGTCAAGGTGAAACTAGGTGACGAATTTTGTCAGCATCAAGAGCCAATTCAGTTGTTTGCGCCTCGTAGACAACCATTACCTAATACAGAATATTTCGCTGAACACTTGCTTGATCAATGTCGTCGTTTAATTCTTGGACGTAAGGGAATAACGATTATTTTACTGGATGATTATCAGTTGTTAAGGCAATTAACTAGTGAGCTTGCAGCAGAATTTGGCAAGCGAGTTATTTTGGAATCAACTTCACCAGAGACCAATGGAGTCATTTGTTGCCAGTCTTTTTGGTGGATGAATTTTCAAGACCAACTTCCCATACCTGAGCAGTTAATTTTGGGCATCTTGCCATTTCCAAGTTTGGAACTTCCATTGACAGCTGCAAGAGTTGATGCATACAAGCGTCAAGGCCAGGATTGGTTTAGAGACTTGTTGTTACCTGAGTTGCTCAATTTGCTCCCACGCTTGATTTGGCCAGTTAGAAAGCATCATGGTCGTATAGCAATTCTGGATGGTCGACTTCGCTCAAGAAGCTGGGGTGAAAGAGTACTTCAATCTCTTGAGCCATGGACCCCGCTAGAACGTCTATTGCCTGACTAG
- a CDS encoding prephenate/arogenate dehydrogenase: MESESARLNQIGIVGLGLIGGSLGLDLQSLGYKVCGLVNRHETLERAKERGLAQLIDTDPEILSNCSMVILALPLSQIITPSQALISCLNPNSVVTDVGSVKTPVLNSWEKLHPRFVASHPMAGTSEAGVEAGQKGLFKDRPWIATPTEKTDLEALEEVRKVAVSLGSKWITADANRHDQAVALISHLPLLISATLLTTAGEGKKDKSDIELAKLLSSSGFTDTTRVGGGNPKLGVDITSHNSRQILDVLNSYQSSLKKLEGIIRLEQWEKLQEKLENAKAIRRDFLD, translated from the coding sequence ATGGAGTCAGAATCTGCAAGATTAAATCAAATAGGCATAGTTGGACTTGGCCTAATTGGTGGCTCGCTAGGCTTAGATTTGCAAAGTCTTGGATACAAAGTTTGTGGTCTTGTAAATCGACATGAAACATTAGAAAGAGCAAAAGAACGAGGTCTGGCTCAATTAATTGATACAGACCCCGAAATACTTTCCAATTGCTCAATGGTGATATTAGCTTTGCCATTATCTCAGATAATTACACCGTCCCAAGCATTAATTAGTTGTTTAAATCCTAATAGCGTAGTCACTGATGTTGGGTCAGTCAAAACACCTGTTCTCAACTCATGGGAAAAACTTCATCCCAGATTTGTTGCAAGTCATCCTATGGCAGGCACTAGTGAAGCTGGCGTTGAAGCAGGTCAAAAAGGATTATTCAAGGATCGGCCTTGGATAGCTACTCCTACAGAAAAGACTGATCTAGAGGCTCTAGAGGAAGTACGTAAAGTAGCAGTCTCCCTTGGTAGTAAATGGATTACAGCAGATGCAAATCGGCATGATCAGGCCGTTGCTCTGATTTCTCATTTACCATTATTAATAAGCGCTACCCTACTAACAACTGCTGGCGAGGGGAAAAAGGACAAGTCGGATATAGAGCTTGCAAAATTGCTCTCATCTAGCGGTTTTACGGATACAACAAGAGTTGGTGGAGGAAACCCTAAATTAGGGGTAGATATAACGTCTCATAACAGTCGGCAAATCTTAGATGTTCTAAATTCTTACCAATCATCCCTAAAGAAGCTAGAAGGAATTATTCGACTAGAGCAATGGGAAAAGCTACAAGAGAAACTAGAGAATGCGAAAGCTATTAGACGTGATTTCTTGGACTAA
- the crtD gene encoding C-3',4' desaturase CrtD yields the protein MTNEQVIVVGGGIAGLTASALLAHEGFNVILLESHYQTGGCAGTFKRGNYVFDVGATQIAGLEKGGIHERLFRYLDWPQPLGSILDPGCEVDLRDGSRPIKIWHDPVRWEIERNQQFPGSKRFWSLCSLIHQSNWSFAEKDTVLPVSDFWDFKQFISSVEPLTFLFGLLSRSSVSDLLWLCSCPQDQRLQKFLDLQLQLYSQEKADQTAALYGATVLQMAQAPRGLWHLQGSMKSLSDALESCLLRDGGKLLLRHKVTAIETISTTDSWIVDVVDGNGSTSQLVASDLVFTLPPQCLLGLTSGNSSLPTNYRDRIAKLPQPNGAIVFYGAISRQYLQEIHSNHYQFFVEDLGSLFLSISCEGDGRAPLGEATIIASAFTSVDFWASLDDQIYRKEKQVFLQKILKAIKSVFNIHPDDWLHKELATPRSFAKWTGRPQGIVGGLGQRPTTFGPFGLSSRSPVKGLWLCGDSIYPGEGTAGVSQSALMACRQLMATKGHPFRLPK from the coding sequence ATGACTAATGAGCAAGTAATTGTTGTTGGAGGCGGAATCGCAGGGTTAACTGCATCTGCTTTATTGGCTCATGAAGGATTTAATGTAATTCTTTTAGAATCCCATTATCAGACAGGAGGGTGTGCAGGGACGTTTAAAAGAGGAAATTACGTTTTTGATGTAGGTGCAACTCAAATTGCAGGATTAGAGAAAGGAGGTATTCATGAACGGCTATTTAGATATCTTGATTGGCCTCAACCTTTGGGGTCAATTCTCGATCCAGGTTGTGAAGTAGACCTTAGAGACGGCTCTCGGCCAATAAAAATCTGGCATGATCCTGTGCGATGGGAGATAGAACGAAATCAACAATTTCCAGGTAGTAAGCGTTTTTGGTCTCTTTGCAGTTTGATTCACCAAAGCAATTGGTCTTTTGCAGAAAAAGACACAGTATTACCAGTTTCAGACTTTTGGGATTTTAAGCAGTTCATCAGTTCAGTTGAGCCTTTAACCTTTTTGTTTGGCTTATTAAGTAGGTCATCAGTTTCTGATCTTCTTTGGCTCTGTTCTTGCCCTCAAGATCAACGGCTCCAGAAATTTCTTGATTTACAACTTCAACTTTATTCTCAAGAAAAAGCAGATCAAACAGCTGCACTTTATGGCGCCACTGTGCTTCAGATGGCACAGGCACCACGTGGCTTATGGCATTTGCAGGGTTCTATGAAGAGTTTGAGTGATGCATTGGAATCTTGCTTGCTTCGTGATGGAGGTAAATTACTTCTGAGGCATAAAGTTACTGCGATAGAGACAATTAGTACGACAGATTCTTGGATTGTAGATGTTGTCGATGGTAATGGTTCTACATCCCAACTGGTTGCTTCTGACTTAGTATTCACTCTTCCTCCTCAATGTCTTTTGGGGTTAACATCAGGCAATTCATCTTTACCTACTAACTATCGGGACCGCATAGCTAAATTACCTCAACCTAATGGCGCGATAGTTTTTTATGGAGCGATTTCGCGTCAGTACCTTCAAGAAATTCATTCAAACCATTATCAATTCTTTGTAGAAGATCTTGGCTCATTATTCCTTTCGATTAGTTGTGAAGGAGATGGTCGTGCACCTCTAGGTGAGGCAACTATCATTGCAAGTGCTTTTACTTCTGTAGATTTCTGGGCATCTTTGGATGATCAGATTTACCGAAAAGAAAAACAAGTGTTTTTGCAGAAAATTTTAAAAGCCATCAAATCAGTTTTTAATATTCATCCTGATGATTGGTTACATAAAGAATTGGCAACTCCAAGAAGTTTTGCAAAATGGACAGGCCGGCCACAAGGAATTGTAGGTGGATTGGGACAGAGGCCAACTACTTTTGGCCCGTTTGGATTATCTAGTAGATCTCCTGTGAAGGGTTTATGGCTCTGTGGAGATTCAATTTATCCGGGGGAAGGCACTGCTGGAGTTTCGCAATCTGCATTAATGGCCTGCCGACAGCTAATGGCTACCAAGGGGCACCCTTTCAGATTACCCAAATAG
- a CDS encoding fructosamine kinase family protein: MESYLLEQIIGSKGPLAGAKIKSITAVNGGSIHNAWRLNLNDNEKIFAKTTSIENFEMLQFEEIGLNTLSKYADKSLISLPVPICLQKLETHSILIMPWVNFSNGNKVNLGKGLALVHKTTSESSVGTFGWETNGFIGLGPQTGGWETNWGECFTSLRLIPQIKIAEKWGLKLIELTKLLTKIKSFLNRHNPSPSLVHGDLWQGNAGIDESGLGVIFDPAIWWADREVDIAMTKMFGGFSKEFYLGYEEVWPLPKLWMQRVDIYNLYHLLNHANIFGGIYPNQCIESIKKLNLVLKD, encoded by the coding sequence ATGGAAAGCTATCTTCTAGAACAAATTATTGGGTCAAAAGGTCCATTAGCAGGAGCAAAAATAAAAAGTATCACTGCTGTCAATGGAGGCTCTATTCATAATGCTTGGAGGCTCAATTTAAATGATAACGAAAAGATTTTTGCCAAAACAACTTCTATAGAGAATTTTGAGATGCTCCAATTTGAGGAAATAGGTCTGAATACTCTAAGTAAATATGCAGACAAATCCTTAATTTCACTCCCAGTTCCAATATGTCTTCAAAAACTCGAGACTCATTCAATCTTAATAATGCCTTGGGTAAACTTTTCAAATGGAAATAAAGTCAATCTAGGCAAAGGGTTGGCTTTAGTTCATAAAACAACATCAGAAAGTTCCGTTGGTACCTTTGGCTGGGAAACCAATGGTTTTATTGGCTTAGGTCCGCAAACTGGAGGATGGGAGACAAACTGGGGGGAATGTTTTACTAGTTTGCGTCTAATTCCTCAAATAAAAATTGCTGAAAAATGGGGTTTAAAGCTTATTGAACTTACAAAACTGCTAACAAAGATAAAGTCATTCCTGAATCGCCACAACCCATCTCCATCACTAGTCCATGGTGATTTATGGCAAGGGAATGCTGGGATCGACGAGTCGGGTCTAGGAGTTATTTTTGACCCTGCGATATGGTGGGCTGATAGAGAAGTTGATATTGCAATGACAAAGATGTTTGGTGGATTTTCAAAAGAGTTCTATCTAGGCTATGAAGAAGTATGGCCCCTACCTAAATTATGGATGCAAAGAGTAGATATTTATAATCTTTACCATCTACTTAATCATGCAAATATCTTCGGAGGTATATATCCAAATCAGTGTATTGAAAGTATTAAGAAATTAAATTTAGTTTTAAAAGATTAA
- a CDS encoding CAAD domain-containing protein produces the protein MSDFTPESNQDSTSTSTTTSPDTSPPGPSISERASDAMGKANEILGKVDWSQMGKYGKAAGIIAVVIVAQIIIKVVIDTINFFPILPGLLELLGVVVVGQWGWQNLTTSEKRTAVVDKVQDLRKEYLG, from the coding sequence ATGAGTGATTTCACTCCGGAGTCCAATCAAGACTCAACATCAACATCAACCACCACCTCTCCTGACACATCACCTCCAGGTCCGAGTATCTCTGAACGAGCTAGTGATGCTATGGGTAAGGCCAATGAAATTCTTGGAAAAGTTGATTGGTCACAAATGGGTAAGTACGGCAAAGCTGCAGGGATTATCGCTGTAGTTATAGTCGCTCAGATCATTATTAAAGTAGTAATTGACACAATTAACTTCTTCCCAATTTTGCCAGGCTTACTAGAGCTTTTGGGGGTTGTGGTGGTTGGTCAATGGGGTTGGCAAAACCTAACTACAAGTGAAAAACGTACCGCAGTGGTAGATAAGGTGCAAGACCTTCGGAAGGAATATTTAGGGTAG